gtgccgGGTTTGCAATCGTGAGGTAGTAAGTTTGATTTCCAGGCTggactgtgttgtgttcttgagcaagacactttatttcactttcctccagttcactcagctgtagaaatgagttgcaatgtcacaggtgccaagctgtattggcctttgggTAACATCGGTAGCATGGGAACTTTAAAGGTTCTTACataattctgttttgttttttttcattgacCCCTGACAAAAAGACTTCTTGCAAGCAGTGTCTGTGAGATGCTaaggtatttaaccctttagcatttgatttggccaaaatattctgttttatgtccaaactgaccagatctggcctcacacctaccctataatatcattctaaaaatgaacagttACCTGTCAAATTCTCAGttacaagatgatgcatgattaattcaaagcaatgggaataaataattgcttttgacaataatctgaatgctaaaggctttaaattctttattggaagaaccactaaattattctgtgtctggggagagtcattttctttttgtgccttataatttaacacactcactggtaaaatttccacttattccttatttattttcctaaaattttcgttgcgtcttgcaaccttttcaatagtcttgactttgtccgttattcacactgcattcctttttgtttgtttgtggatcAGCACAATGTTTACAAAATGTTCCTAACATGGGAAAAGAAATCTGTTTCTTGTACCTGTGTGGTCAGTAGCAAATTTCCATTCTgctgttctttgtttctttggaCAGTCTGTTTCCCTGACTACTGACTTGATTTCAGTGTCTCAGAACTGAAACGAGATATATTTTGTGTAGTGGGAGCTGGATCGTAATCTTCTCCACTTTGTCATATGTAGAAATATTGACCCACAACTTCAGGGTTTAAATTTATGCTCCATCCTTTTGTCAGTAACATTGGTAGATTGGCAAGTTACAGCAATTTAGCTGACATTTTACTCAACTTGTGGTAATGGAACTAAAATTACGGTACCTTGATCGTAGTTTTGATTAGTTGCTTGGTTGTCAACCTTTctgtaaaattttaaagaataaataaatggtagGTGCTGTAGAAGTAACATTGACCTTTATACAGTATGAAATTTTTTCTTCCAGCCTCGCCATATTCCAACACAAGAAGGTAGAAAAAGACAGTCGAAACACAGGAAGCCATTCTCTAAGCATAAGCGTAATCTGCGCAAATCTATTGTTCCTGGAACAGTGCTTATTCTGTTAGCAGGAAGGCATAAGGGAAAGGTATGTGTATTTCTTCAGTTTTGTGGATGTTAACTAATGTCcatctgtcttttcttttctctctctctcactctttcctaatTAGTTGCTGtttaaatttatgtgcaataaactggttatatttcaaatacacagaatattttaacattttttaaatatacaatcctaataatatttaatgtttaatcATGAAAAATGTATAATAggaatttttaaacatcaaatgaccACGAGGGTCCCACCTCCTTGAGTAAAACGGGAGTCGTTCAATATAATCGGTTGGCTTGGGATTGTTAATGCTAAGAAACTAACTTAAATCTTCCTGGTCTTGTGCCGGGATTTGCATTTAGCACATTTGTTGCTGTTAATTTTTGTGCCAAAGGTTTAAGATTGTCATGAATTGAAAAATTATATAGGACTGAGTGATCTCTTTAACGATATGccctaacagtttttttttctcttggtgaAACGCTATGccctaacagtttttttttctcttggtgaGGAATTACTTTCTGTACAGAATTTAAAATGGTTAATAGTGGAAGAAGCTTGTGGATGGATACATGTTGAATATTAAAGATTAATTTTTACTAACCAACATATTGTGATGTTTGGAGCACAAAGAAAGGGCCCATAATCAATTctgttgcataacttttgtctcaaagtgacccTAATTAcaagtaaattcaacaaaatataaaaataaattttgtttaagcatcaccatagaaaatgtcagctaatattcaattttaataTAGAACTGTGCATATCACTAGATTATTAAttgcatttaaggcacataagaACAggtaaaataaaagtgaaataaactcacatgcatacatgaatacacagccctagtcaaaccatccagcccatgccagcatggacaacagacattaaatgatgatatgtaataaagatttacaaaagaaattaaatcaaaacttgtcACTCACCTGACAggtaaataaaaagtgaaaacgaagtaaatttgaaaaatatttataagatcaaatcatacatatatacactattccCACTATTTCTGTGCTGGTAACTTGTAAAACATCCCACTCTACATAATGCAACCTTGCAGAATGAACATTGGAAAgcagttttaattttgttttttctatatccAATGGCAGCCCTTTTCTACTAGCAATAACTGTAGCACACGTATATGTTATCACAGCTTCTAAATCCACTGCAAGTTTaaccaaactaaaaaaaaatttatcaaaaaataatatatggctGTGGTTACAGTATGGAAgcgataaattccagaccacatcgtaccaGAGGCCATGCTGACTTACCTAGTTGTCCCTTTTCCCTCTATAAAAACTAAAACCACAACAGTACCCTGTATTTGCTTTGCAAATcttccaaactttgatcccccaCTTTGTGGGTTTTCCTGGCATGTATTGTCGGAAATGTAGTCTGCCTTTATACCTCACTATGTTCTCATCAATGGATAAAGGTATATACCAGGGTTGTAAAGTGTTTTATATGCAAATGCAGTTATTGAAGGGtcttattttaaaaaaagggagCTAAGTTTGGTTCTCCTTGTACTGGGGTACTACTAGTGTCTCACACGTAAATAGTTTTACAAATCCTGTCTTGATGCTGGAAATGTATTGGACTCCAAAAGGTGCATTACTCCACTtcaatttctttcaaaaattgaaataaaaagggAGTATtctatttacttatattattgaaGACAGAATGGGTTTGTTAGGAAACgtcccttatttttgttttcatttaaatgTATTGTTTCTTCAGTACTGATGATAACAAGAATTGTGAAAACTCtatgataattctttctttcctctAGCGTGTTGTATTCCTGAAGCAGCTTAGCAGTGGTCTGCTCCTTGTGACAGGTAAGGGCTTTTATAGTATTTCTACCATTTTGGCCTTTCTTTTACCATGATATTCCTGCTGTTGTCTcctgtttatttctatattaGGGTAGTGTTCAGAGCACAGCAAGGAGGTTACtcaaataaatttacaaaattttcattttagagTTACTCTAATTACatgaattaagtaaaatatacaATTTGCCATCCTTTAAAATACCATTTTCAATATTTGGGATAAATAATAATAGTCGACAGTTGTGTGCGTATAaaactgcatgtgtgtgcaaaGAGGCAACAAGAGAGCACGAAATATTATTGGAGTTTGGGAAAGATATCCTAGTGAAGGATAGCAACAGAATTTTCTCATGTTATATCAAAGATAAGGTGCATTCTAAggatacattgtgtatatatacacacacacagggaattGTATTTGTGCCCATATCCATTAGCATCCCTCCCTTGTTTGCAATCAGAATGCCATATGTTTGTTGAGAggcgttctttgtgcaacatgtagtTGAAtgttgtcttgcaagagaattggcctgtctatAAGGGattgaaacatcaaaccttgctgctaactcacatGTAGTTTGAGATGTGTccacttccactacagtttccaactcatcattatccaccttggtctcgggtctaccacggggctgattttcaagagtaaagtcaccaggcCGGAACTTCTCAGACCATTAACGTACAGTGAGCTCATTTGCCACATCTTCGTCAAATACCTCATTGCTGtttgggatgcattggttccatgacAGAACTATTTATAAACAATACGAATTTTTGATCTATCCATGgaatcacaaaaattgatttacaaaagaaaactcaCAATGTAATCAAATACCATGAATTTTATAGCGTAaagtgatgtaactcttcaatgctGTAAAGGAAAGAATTGCCAGGATAGGGGCATAAAGTCTGACATTTCATTCAGAATGACCTGATAATGTAAATGTTCAATTTCCTTCTCTTAAGTTGAGCTCCCGTTAACAAATATAATTCTTTGATCTGTCAATCCTCTGAACTCTCATGTCTATAAATTCTTAGCAAGTGAAACCTCATTATCAATTTATTTTCCCCAGTCCTTGTGTATACATGtctctctgtgtttttttttgtgtacttAATCTTTGCCGATGCGATTGTTTCAGGTCCATTTGCAATGAACGGCTGCCCGCTGCGTCGTGTCAACCAGATCTATGCCATTGCCACCACAGCTAGAGCTAACGTGAGCAAGGTCAAGATACCACCCAGGATAAATGATAACTATTTCAAGAGGAAGGCCAAGAAGACTAACAAACACAAAGAAGTGGAATTGTTTGAAACAGAGAAGAAGGTAAATTCACTTTTGGAtcttgttaaccctttagtgttcagagtaatctgtcaagtgtaatgttagtttatattttgaattaatctttaGATTATCTTGTTAAGTGATTTTGCTACCGTGATTGTTTAgtgttagaatgacattttagggttCAGGTGGGAgcccagatctggccagtttcaacataaaacaggtcaaATGTTTTGGCTGGAGATGGGTGCTTTGAATGCTAATGGGTGAAGACAATTTACTAAACCATGGGTGGTCTtgagtatatttttttatcctttttgccTGTTTCAGTCATGTCACAGTGCAATGTATATTGCCTTAAAAAATTcaatcccgtttttttttttttttttttttaatgctacttattttatcagtctcttttcttgGACTGCTATGTTATTggagacacatatgcacacatgtatatgataggcttccacTCGGTTTCCATCTATTGATTTCACTCAGACACAACTAGACTGCTTCATCAAATTCATTTCAATAATTAGCATAAGTGGTTGGGAACAGAAACaattatttgttttctatttactaTTCAAAATGAGATTTTTAATGTCAGTGTACTTGCTTGAGAAAAGGCTTCATGAGGTGGTGTTTGTAATATCAAGCTGGTTACCTACTTTGCTGTGGTAATATTATAACCAATAAATGTGAAGACATTTCTTAACAGTAAGTGTTAGGTGCTTCTGCTCAGCTGAAGTGTAAGCTGGATTGCCATAAAATGCTGACTTAAGCCttccgttaccaacccggctgaaaccacctctggtttctgtgtacaaatgtcttgttttcataggttttgaattaaaatcttccaccaaaccttagtcacaatttatgttcctaaaactggctgaatgataactaagttattttactaaattctttgttatatttaaaataatggaaagaaacacagcacatctcaaaataaatacagtaacgaaagggttaacattttTACTATGCTAAACCTTGAGGACAGCTTAATGTTATATGTTTCTTTGATGACAGTGGAGATGTAAAGGATATTAGGTGACCATCCACATTGTAGTAACAGTCATAGTGTAAGGAGGtacaactttttttttccccctaaaaCTCCTATTAATGGTTTGTGGTATAGTGTAggtattaattttaatttctgcAGAGACCAGTCTATTTCATGTTTCCATTATCAAGTAAGGAGTTATTTTgcatgttgtgtgtctgtctgtctgtctgtctatctcacaGATTGTCATTGTACAAAAGTGTGGCAACGGTGGACgttcttctaaatgttttattgttttgattTCAGGAGTATACCCTGACAAAAGAACGTAAAGAGGACCAGTTGGAGGTGGATAAGCAGGTTATTGATTCTATCAAGAGGCATAAGGAGAGGAAACAACTGAAGGGATACTTACAGTCAATGTTTGCTTTGAAAAATAAGATGTACCCCCACAAGATGTTATTCTAAACAGTGTACAAGTTGTTCTTTGGGAATAAATCTGTACAGGTCATACGGGGTctttggctgttttttttttattatttgtttgaagAAGTGTGAGGTTTTGTCAGTTTGAGTCTTGTGACTCTTAGACGTGGTCCTGAAGCAGCAATTAGTTGTGGGAGTGGAAATGGTAAGAATTGATCTTTTTATTTGATGTCCTTCTGTCGTCTTGCTGGTTTAGCTATTCATCTATTAAATCTTATCTTTTTatgtttaacttgtttcagtcattagacaggccatgctggggcaccgctttagatttttagtcgaactaatcaacCCAAGCAcacgttatggggatgtaaacacaccgaatCTGGTTTGTAAGCAGTAGTTGGggacaagtatacacacactcacatatatatatacatacacacgtgcgcatatataatgtatattatatcttttacttgtttcagtcattgcactgtggcCGTGCTAGAGCTGGAGCatgtttattacacacacacacatatatatatatatatatatatatatacacgcacacactctcaacAAAGGGACTGTTGTGAAGAAGGGGTCCCGAGGCAttcttgaaatagcaaccaaatcaccctcaaatcttACATCAATAACCAATAattccttgggctgaccaaagccttgtgagtggatttggtagtaggTGGCAACTGAAAAgcccataatatatgtatgtgtcagtccCTGTCTtcccttgacaactggtgctggtgtttacatccctgtaccaagtactagacttacaaagaataagtcctggggtcgatttgcttgactaaaggcagcgctccagtatgaccacagttacatgacaaacaagtaaaagaataaactaaaTTTCCACAGTAAAGCAGTTGCTACTTCGTTGGCTAGATTGGTAGGAAGGTTTGTTGAAGTTAAATGGTGGTtttgggtttcaattcctaccaaagtttaaacatttttttattaactAAAGTTGTTTATAATTGTGGACAAGTGGCTagagatggtcacaactggagtgtctaaaagtagcagccaaatttccctcaaaaaaGATTGTGAAAAAGGGTTGCAAGGCAACCTTAACGGAGTAACcaaaaaagtaaatttaaatatcttaattttctcaTTAAGATTGTTACTGCTTCAGTGGCCCAGTAGGTAAGGGTGTTTAGAAGTAGTAATGTAATACAGGAGTGGAAGTTTCAAATCTCTGCcaaggaacttttttttttttttcttttaaatcttttgataaaacaaaaaaaaaaaatctttcttgcAGGACTTCCTTGAGATTGAACCCTGACCAGGATGTTCAATGTTGTCTGCATAGGCTTCTACCCACGAGTCCACTGGGACCCCCCAATAGTATTAGTTAAAAATGAGATATTTAAATCTATATCAGCTGAAGATAAATAATCAAATCAACAGACCTGTTTGGATGCCTTTGTGGAATAAGGGTAGTCAGTGGACGTAGGGATCTAATGCACAGAGGGAGGGTTTGCAGTCGAAGGGAGttagatattttaattttctttatttttacctaTCTCCATAGGGAATAAAAAAAACTTCAGATTTTTATCAAGGCACTGAATGGAACACCTGTGAAGGATTGAATCTTGCTCAGGATCTGTAATATTGCATGTGAAGGTACATACAAGACAACACTAATACTGAGATCTGTACCTCCAGTCAGCTTCATGCAAGTTTGTGCCTGTGGCTTCCCTGGTCACCATTCTTGATCAGGCATCAGAAAGACCCTCATAAATGAGAGTATATGTGTAAACAAATCACTGAAAGGCTCCAGGATGGTGAGTCATCAAAA
Above is a window of Octopus sinensis linkage group LG25, ASM634580v1, whole genome shotgun sequence DNA encoding:
- the LOC115224335 gene encoding 60S ribosomal protein L6 translates to MVIGRTTGNVMTCFAVFVDVLVLETVITMLFIFSNSSFIMEGTEKKKPETKAAVAKKASTKRRPRNPVISSSGLRRFSRSRVYKRRRIFIKKEQPKTKAAKKVKPAKYVVKPIGGEKNGETRKVRVKRLPRHIPTQEGRKRQSKHRKPFSKHKRNLRKSIVPGTVLILLAGRHKGKRVVFLKQLSSGLLLVTGPFAMNGCPLRRVNQIYAIATTARANVSKVKIPPRINDNYFKRKAKKTNKHKEVELFETEKKEYTLTKERKEDQLEVDKQVIDSIKRHKERKQLKGYLQSMFALKNKMYPHKMLF